GTTAACCCCCCGCGACTTGAGGCCACGCCTTCGCCGTAGATCCATTCCTGCTCTGTGCGGTAAGGAACCGGATAGCCGGTGCGGTCGCCCGGGACGTCAATCGGAACCACCAGCAGTGTACCGTCTTTAAAACCCTTCTTAGTTTCCCATGTCCAGGCTGAACGGCCATTTGTGTATTGTTTGTTCAACTGAAGACCGAGTTTTGCAGCCCGTTCTTCTATTTTTTTGCGGACTGAACTGAGACCTACCGGATCTTCTGTCCGGCTGGACATATTCGTCCACATCTTCAGGTCTTTCTCGAGTCCGGAGCGGTTCTTTGTGATTACTTCAAAGAGATCCATGCCTTTTTTCTCGCCGGATTCATCGGCACTGACGACGAACTGCGGTCCGAAATACCGTTCACTGGTCACTTCGACAATCCGGTTCATGATCTCCGCGTAGCTCATGCCAAGCGTCTGGGCAGCGTAGACGAAGGACCCATCCGCGCCCAATGAGGCCATGGAATTCACCTCGAGAATGTATGGATTTCCGTCTTTATCAATTCTGAAATCCACCCGTGCCGTATCAAAGCAGTTCAGGGCATGAAACGTATCAATGGCAAGCTTCTGGACTTTGGCGGTTAATTCATCGCCAAGCGGAGCCGGACATACTTTTTGGACACGGCTTCCCTGACCACTGGTTTTGTCTTCGTACGTATAAATCTGCGGACCCTCACCGAAGGTCAGTTCCACCGCCGGCAGTGCCTGCACCGGACTGTTTCCGAGCAGGCCGACATTGACTTCACGGCCTTCGATATATTCTTCCACAAGCGTCGGGGAATGAAAATTATCGTAAATGATTTTCACACCCTCACGCAGTTCTTCTTCGTTATGAACGATCTTCAGGCCGAACGAGACCGCTTCGTTTTTCGGTTTGACAATGAGTGGATAGGTCAACTCTGCGGTGATGGGTGAGTCCGGTTTTTCCAGTTCGGCGAACCGTGGTGTCGGAAGGCCTTTTTGCAGGAGAATCATCTTGGTGACAACCTTGTCAAGGGCCATGGCATGGGTCTCCGGACCGCTTCCTACGTAGGGGACCCCGATCATCTCAAGAATGCCCGGTACGTGCATGTACCTGCCTTTTCCCTGAA
This Salisediminibacterium beveridgei DNA region includes the following protein-coding sequences:
- a CDS encoding M20/M25/M40 family metallo-hydrolase — its product is MKIAIVYNRESQAVINLFGTPNREKYGLETIKKIKDGLQTLGHQVKTFEGDKNIIQKLEEYMPSVISGERPGLVFNLSYGIQGKGRYMHVPGILEMIGVPYVGSGPETHAMALDKVVTKMILLQKGLPTPRFAELEKPDSPITAELTYPLIVKPKNEAVSFGLKIVHNEEELREGVKIIYDNFHSPTLVEEYIEGREVNVGLLGNSPVQALPAVELTFGEGPQIYTYEDKTSGQGSRVQKVCPAPLGDELTAKVQKLAIDTFHALNCFDTARVDFRIDKDGNPYILEVNSMASLGADGSFVYAAQTLGMSYAEIMNRIVEVTSERYFGPQFVVSADESGEKKGMDLFEVITKNRSGLEKDLKMWTNMSSRTEDPVGLSSVRKKIEERAAKLGLQLNKQYTNGRSAWTWETKKGFKDGTLLVVPIDVPGDRTGYPVPYRTEQEWIYGEGVASSRGGLTTMFHALTALKDTKKLSPRKIGVFFYADEGRGMRYSTAAFEQAVEHAGEVIVLQPGFMEGKIVDQRRGFKQFNVIVEGDPVRMGKSTRDPDVLTYFIKRADELQSLSNRRKKLAVAMQDVKSERYSVLMPHRVVATFSITYIDPELARQAEKQLRETFNSNGTSIRTYVEEIVDRKPMSRKKNHPLRDRLHELSESWNIPYGTESSLLPSAAGIVPKDIPAICGFAPASKDLFTPNEALHRRELAQRTLLLALHLEGE